In the Anguilla anguilla isolate fAngAng1 chromosome 7, fAngAng1.pri, whole genome shotgun sequence genome, one interval contains:
- the LOC118232554 gene encoding interferon-induced very large GTPase 1-like, with amino-acid sequence MDDESRPLTAFITPWGLFEWTRIPFGLSSSPAEFQRAMEECLEGLRDDVCLPYLDDNLVHSHSFDEHLNHIRLVLLSYQKYGIKLTAKKCEMLKRSVRFLGRIVSEQGYTMDPADIEPVLALKERRPTNVEELRRLLGFLSYYRPYIQNFSRCAKALYSLLCQLSEVSLKTQEVAPKGVKRRVQHVKKGTTKKRHNQLPSSTHICWTEEHQQVLEELIDCLTNPPVLGYPDLTQPFILHCEASQEGLGVVLYQRQSGNMVVIGYGSRTLSPTEKNYHLHSRKLEFLALKWAVCAQSCTETQIHPMDVHMAVFHCANDFLRQYIVKKLSTCQFAISFLVHDPCPEEVECPFWILQYISKSWQSNTNSTADSPRKYKSRKMSCTPVPVVSFIRLGESNYNFKSQILNGVISKQRHSVFLHRHCRRSTKDSLLMNGVVEIAWYCPGGKEDDIFDGCVAFLNLHGDAGKHQKQLEFLQAVSTVNVLLLSEHPLDEAEKAISQKLSKSPVPLICMFSGKELIQQSKNPTKVRLAAKNRNHAEFTEELILSIRQCIGENKQTTSIDMCRQVAIQQQFKVNEIHKTYQEGYEQAQTLISLLKEENSFTLKEKLSPLQGDLWHEWCRKNKEQYRLQCKEKGKR; translated from the exons ATGGACGATGAGAGCCGGCCCTTAACGGCATTCATCACACCCTGGGGCCTTTTTGAGTGGACTCGAATACCGTTTGGGTTAAGTTCTTCCCCTGCAGAATTTCAGAGAGCCATGGAGGAATGCCTAGAGGGGCTGAGAGACGATGTCTGTCTACCCTATTTAGATGACAACCTAGTCCATAGTCACTCCTTTGATGAACACTTGAACCACATTCGTCTGGTATTGCTAAGCTATCAGAAGTACGGCATCAAACTCACCGCCAAGAAATGTGAAATGCTCAAAAGGAGTGTTCGGTTTCTAGGCAGGATAGTGTCAGAGCAGGGCTACACCATGGATCCAGCAGACATTGAGCCAGTGCTGGCTTTGAAAGAGCGGAGACCCACTAACGTGGAAGAGCTGAGGAGATTACTGGGCTTCCTGTCATACTACAGACCATACATACAGAACTTCTCACGCTGTGCCAAAGCTCTGTATAGTCTGTTGTGTCAACTAAGTGAGGTGAGTCTGAAGACACAAGAAGTAGCTCCAAAGGGGGTGAAAAGAAGGGTACAGCATGTAAAGAAGGGTACAACAAAGAAACGCCACAACCAGCTGCCCAGTAGTACCCACATATGCTGGACAGAAGAACATCAGCAGGTGTTGGAGGAATTAATTGACTGTTTGACCAATCCTCCAGTGTTAGGGTACCCTGATCTCACCCAACCATTTATACTGCACTGTGAAGCTTCTCAGGAAGGTTTAGGGGTGGTCTTGTACCAGCGACAGAGTGGTAACATGGTGGTGATTGGCTACGGGTCAAGAACATTAAGTCCAACGGAGAAGAATTATCACCTGCATTCAAGAAAATTGGAATTTCTGGCGCTGAAGTGGGCAGTAT gtgcacagagctgcacagagacacagattcATCCAATGGATGTTCACATGGCAGTTTTCCATTGTGCCAATGACTTCTTGCGACAGTACATTGTCAAAAAGCTCTCTACTTGCCAATTTGCAATTTCCTTCCTAGTACATGACCCCTGTCCGGAGGAGGTTGAATGCCCCTTCTGGATCCTGCAATACATCAGTAAATCATGGCAAAGTAACACAAATTCTACAGCTGACAGTCCTAGAAAGTACAAGAGCAGAAAAATGTCCTGCACACCAGTCCCAGTTGTTTCCTTTATTAGACTAGGTGAGTCCAATTACAACTTCAAGTCCCAAATATTGAATGGTGTCATTAGCAAACAGAGGCACAGTGTATTTCTTCACCGCCACTGCAGGAGGAGCACCAAAGACAGTTTGCTCATGAATGGAGTTGTGGAGATTGCATGGTACTGTCCAGGAGGGAAGGAAGATGACATATTCGATGGCTGTGTGGCCTTTCTGAACCTTCATGGTGATGCAGGAAAGCATCAAAAACAGCTTGAGTTTCTTCAGGCAGTAAGTACTGTCAATGTGCTTCTACTTTCAGAGCATCCTTTGGATGAAGCCGAAAAAGCGATTTCCCAGAAACTCTCTAAGTCTCCAGTCCCCTTGATATGCATGTTCTCAGGGAAAGAACTCATTCAGCAGTCAAAAAATCCTACCAAAGTTAGGCTAGCTGCAAAGAACAGAAATCATGCTGAATTTACAGAAGAACTGATTTTAAGTATCAGACAGTGCATTggtgaaaataaacagacaacaAGCATTGACATGTGCCGTCAAGTTGCAATTCAGCAACAGTTCAAAGTGAATGAAATTCACAAAACATATCAAGAAGGTTATGAACAGGCTCAGACATTAATTAGTCTTTTGAAGGAGGAAAACTCATTCACTCTGAAAGAGAAGCTTTCACCCCTTCAGGGTGATTTGTGGCATGAATGGTGTaggaaaaacaaagagcagTATCGCTTGCAGtgcaaagaaaaaggaaagcgTTGA